The following nucleotide sequence is from Vicinamibacteria bacterium.
CGGCGAAGATGATGTGGTGCCGCCGTAGCTCGTAGCCGGGGTCTTGGCCGGCGTAGGGGCGCCTCCCGGTGTTGGTTCGTGGCGGGTCGAGCTGGCCCGCGCTGATCCACGGCTCGGCGCCGGGAGGAAGCTCGATCTCTCCGCGCTGCCCGACCCAGACCTTGTCGACACTCTCCGCCCAGACACCGGAGGCCGAGCCCCAGGTCCAACCGTCGTGCGAGAGATCGTCGTCGGGCAACGGTTTCGGCCAGGGCACGACGACCTCGTAGTCGCCGAGATCCACTTTTTTTGCCGTTTGTGTCTGAGCCGACTCGGCCGCAGGGGACCCGCTCGTGCCACTGGCGGCCAACGAGAGCGCGACGAGAACTATCGGCAGTGAACTCTTCATGTGCACTCTCACCCCTCCGTAATTCTGGTGCCCGTCTCACGCTACCGGCCATCGAAACCACACGCCGATGAACTGGCCGATGGCTCCGCGGTCGAGCAGCATCGTAGGAATTTAGCGGGGCGGTGGCGAACAAGCAACCGGTTTCGAGGCGTCAGTTGGATAAGCGCTCTTTAGCTCTTCCGTCCAGTTGAGAACGAAGACAGGCTTCTGCTGCGCGCGAACATCGCGTTGTCGGCGAACAAGAAGCGCTGGCCGTCGGGCGACGCCGAAGGCTCGCCCAGATTCGCGACGTGTAGCCGGTCGAGGACGGTGCGCGGCGTTCCAAAGCTGACGTTCGGCGATCGATGAACGTCGACCCCCTTCAACGCGTTCCGGGCTCGGGAAGAGACCCTTTCCATCTGGAGACCAGATACGAACCAAGCACGAACGAGCACCCCGGGATCTGCGTTCCTTCACTCGACAGGGATCCCGATGGATCGGAGAACTCCTCGTTCTACGTTTCTCATGATGGACGCCGGTAGCTCTCCGCCGAGAGCTTGCTCGCTCAAGAGATCTTTGGGAAGGGTTGTGATTTGCTCGCACTTGAGCATGCAATCCCTCGGCACTCCACCTTGGCCCCATTTCAAGCGCACGTGCGTCGGAGCTTCACGAAGGACGCTGCTGGCCGGGATGACGAGGACATCGCTCGCGAGTCGGTTCCGAACGTTCATCGAGACAACGAGCGCGGGCCGCCTTTTCCTGCTTCGCTCGCCTGGAAGGACTACCCAGTACAAGCAACCCCGGAGCGGTCGATCGTTCAACGCCAGGTCTTCCGAATCTGTCCGGCGCTCAGCCGAGCCCAGTCTCGATCCTCGTCGGCTTCTTTTCTCTCCAGCTCACGGTAGTACGCGGCGACTTGCTCCTCGAGGTCGTGGCGCCGCCGCTCGTGGAGCCAGCTCTTCAAAGCGTGTTCGAAAATTTCACTTCTCGTCATTCCATTCGCAACGCGGTCGATCCGCTCCAATACCGACCGTTCTATGGTCACGGAAACTTTCGTCTTGGCCATCGATGCTCCAATGTGTCCTACTCATTATACTACCCACGTGTCGGTCTTTCTGGCTCCTGCCACTGCGGGCCATAGGCTTATCGTTTCATCCAGTATTGAAGATTCTTGCGATCCAACGGCCATCGGTGAGATGGCAAGTCCTTCCGCGGAACCGTCTGGATGAACCGCGGGTCTTTCGCGTCGTCGCCGAGCGTCCTCCGAACTCCCAAACGGCATTGGTCGGGACTTCATCGCCAACAGAAGGCCCCGGCCCAGACGCTCTCGATGATCTCTTCCTTAACGGCGACCTCGTTCGGGCGCTCCGCGAGGTAGAGGAGCGCTTGCATGACCTTTGGATCGAGCTTGAGACGCGTATCGGCTTGCACCAGACGATTGGCGCGAGGCTCGACGATCCAACTTCGCGACGAGAAGCCCTTCTTCCGAACCGGTGACGCCATGACGGGGGTCAACGACTAGACCACAGATTCAGTTGGGAACGCCGGAGCTCGTTTTGAAGGCCCCCTATCGCACTCACCCATCGGCGCGAACGTACCGCGTGATGCGTGACCGAGAGCTGGCGCGAGGAGCTCCAACGCCTCGCGTCGACTCCGCGAATCCGTCACGCCCCTGACGGCAAGTGCACCCGCATCTCGGTGCGGCCGGGCTCGGAGTGCACCTCGATGCGACCGCGGTGGGTTCGGGCGATGCGGAGCGCGATGTCGAGACCCAGGCCCATTCCCTCGCCGACTTCTTTCGTCGTAAAGAACGGATCGAAGACGCGTTGATGTAGCTCTTTGGGGATGCCGGGACCGTTGTCGATCACGCGCACGACGATTCCGTGCTCATCCGATTTCGCTTCGATGCACAGCACGCCCCCTTGGTCCAGGGCATCGA
It contains:
- a CDS encoding type II toxin-antitoxin system PemK/MazF family toxin gives rise to the protein MNDRPLRGCLYWVVLPGERSRKRRPALVVSMNVRNRLASDVLVIPASSVLREAPTHVRLKWGQGGVPRDCMLKCEQITTLPKDLLSEQALGGELPASIMRNVERGVLRSIGIPVE